From the Sebastes umbrosus isolate fSebUmb1 chromosome 2, fSebUmb1.pri, whole genome shotgun sequence genome, one window contains:
- the rpl13 gene encoding 60S ribosomal protein L13 — MAPSRNGMLLNPHFHKDWQKRVRTWFNQPARKIRRRKVRQAKARVIAPRPVAGPLRPQVRCPTIRYHTKVRSGRGFTLEELKAAGIHKKTARTIGIAVDSRRRNRSTESLQANVQRLKEYRSKLILFPRKASAPKKGDSTEEELKMATQLAGPVMPIKTAHKKEKARVISEDEKNFKAFASLRMARANARLFGIRAKRAKEAAEQDVEKKK, encoded by the exons ATGGCCCCCAGCAGGAATGGTATGCTCCTGAACCCTCACTTCCACAAGGACTGGCAGAAAAGAGTCCGCACCTGGTTCAACCAGCCAGCCAGGAAGATCCGCAG GCGAAAGGTTCGCCAGGCTAAGGCCCGTGTCATTGCTCCCCGTCCTGTCGCTGGACCTTTAAGGCCACAGGTCAGGTGTCCCACAATCAGGTACCACACCAAGGTTCGTTCCGGACGTGGCTTCACTCTGGAGGAACTCAAG GCAGCTGGTATCCACAAAAAGACAGCCCGCACCATTGGCATCGCAGTTGACTCTCGCCGTCGCAACAGATCCACAGAATCTCTTCAGGCCAACGTGCAGCGTCTGAAGGAGTACCGCTCCAAGCTCATCCTGTTCCCCAGGAAGGCGTCTGCTCCCAAGAAGGGAGACAGCACT GAGGAGGAGCTCAAGATGGCCACTCAGCTCGCTGGTCCAGTCATGCCCATCAaaaca GCGCACAAGAAGGAGAAGGCTCGGGTTATCTCTGAGGATGAGAAGAACTTCAAGGCCTTCGCCAGTCTGCGTATGGCCCGCGCCAACGCTCGTCTCTTCGGCATCCGTGCCAAGAGAGCCAAGGAGGCTGCTGAGCAGGACGTGGAAAAGAAGAAGTAA